In Hymenobacter volaticus, the genomic window GAAAATTAATAGTTTAAAAGCTCAATTCCGCTTCCAAACATGGTCTTGATTATAAGCTGAAGCCTATATTTAATGGATATAATTTTATAAAGTATTGTAGTTGAAACAAACGAAGTTCACTACCAGTGTTGAGTGCGCTATTTCCGCGGCTTAACCCGATTACTGCGCAAGTAGTTTATGTGCAAATTGCTGTTTGACGCTTGAAAAGCTTGCGCCAAATTTTTGCTTTGCTTGCCTACGGCGCAGCGGGTTTACTATTGGTAGTTGATAATGCTTCACAGGAAAGAGGCGAAATAGCTGTGGAAATAAGCTATTCACTGTAGCTTGCGTTGCGCACGGCACATTCCACCGATAACTGGTTGTGCCACTGCTACGCCAATCACGCATCATCACGAAGGCCGCAAGTTTCCGTCTTACATGCATATCACTCCCAAAATCACCCCGATCTATCAAACTTCGGTTTTCAAGTTTGAGGACCTCAACGAATTGGAACTGTACTACGGGGAACCCGGCAGCCGCTACATGTACTCACGCAACGGCAACCCTAATTCCGATGAGCTGGCCGATGCGGTAAATCTGCTGGAGAATGGGGTAGGAGCAATAGCTACGGGCTCAGGAATGGCCGCCATCTTCGCGGCTATCATGGCGTACTGCACTGCCGGCGACCATGTACTGTGCGCTGCGGATATCTACGGTGGCTCTTCAGCCCTACTGAACTTGGAGCTAAGCCGGTTGGGTATCACAGTCACATACGTGCCTTTCGAAGATCTTAGTACGGATTTGACGCCTTATGTACAGTCGCGCACTCGGTTGCTGCTCTGCGAAACAATCAGCAATCCGCTGTTGCGCGTAATAGACCTGCGTGCTACTGCTGAAGCTTGCCATGCCTGCGGATTGAAGCTGGTAGTTGATAACACGTTTGCTACTCCCATCATCACGCGCCCTTTCGACCACGAAGCCGATCTGGTAATTCATAGCGTGACCAAATACATTTCCGGCCATTCGGATGTGACGGCGGGGGTGGTAGTGGCCCGGGTTGCAGAAGATGCAGAGCGGCTCAAGCAGATCAGTATGCTATTTGGTTTAACCCTTAGCCCGATGGAAAGCTGGCTAGCAGTACGTGGCCTAAAGACGCTACGCCTGCGAATAGAAGCACATTGCCGTAATGCAGAGGCTATTGCCTTGTTTCTGGAGCAGCAGCCAACGGTTAGAACTGTTCATTACCCTGGTTTGCACCAACACCCGCAGCACCTGCTGGCAGCAACTCAAGGCAGCCAGTTATTTGGCGGCATGTTGTCTTTTCAGTTAGAAGACGAAGCTGAAGTAGTAAACCAATTCATGCGTGCCACGAAACGGTTTCCTTTCGCGCCTTCACTGGCGGGGGTAGATTCCTCCTTGTCGTACCCGCTCGGAACTTCGCACCGGTCCCTCACCCCTCAACAGCAAGTCGACTTGGGTATAACGGTTGGATTGAT contains:
- a CDS encoding trans-sulfuration enzyme family protein, with amino-acid sequence MHITPKITPIYQTSVFKFEDLNELELYYGEPGSRYMYSRNGNPNSDELADAVNLLENGVGAIATGSGMAAIFAAIMAYCTAGDHVLCAADIYGGSSALLNLELSRLGITVTYVPFEDLSTDLTPYVQSRTRLLLCETISNPLLRVIDLRATAEACHACGLKLVVDNTFATPIITRPFDHEADLVIHSVTKYISGHSDVTAGVVVARVAEDAERLKQISMLFGLTLSPMESWLAVRGLKTLRLRIEAHCRNAEAIALFLEQQPTVRTVHYPGLHQHPQHLLAATQGSQLFGGMLSFQLEDEAEVVNQFMRATKRFPFAPSLAGVDSSLSYPLGTSHRSLTPQQQVDLGITVGLIRLSVGIEPVEELLTDLEQAFASVTHTMQTN